Genomic window (Rhododendron vialii isolate Sample 1 chromosome 4a, ASM3025357v1):
CAAAACCAAAGCCACCATGCACTCATACCCTTGCTTATGCACTCCCACATGACCATTGAAATCGCCTCCTataaaatagcttctccccaaaaGGTATCTCTTAAACCACATCATCCATCTGCTCCCAAAATTGCTCTTTAGTAAGATCATCCAAATCTACTTGGGGTGCGTAAGcactaataatattaactatGCTCCCTCCGATCACAagtttaactaaaataatttgaTCTCCTTTCCTCGTGACTGTAACTACCGAATCTTTCAGGTGTTTATCTACTACGATACCTACTCTATTTCTATGTCTATCCTTACCCGTATAGTAAAGCTTATAACCTGTGTTCTCTATCTCCCTAACTTTCTCCCCTACCCACTTAGTCTCCTGAAGACAAATTATACTAATCTTCCTCTTAGGCATGTTGTCAACTAGCTCCCTAGTCTTACCCATTAATGTTCCTATATTCCAAGTTGCTAAACAAATCCTATAATCTTGGGCTAGCTTCTTTACCTGTGCTCGTCCACGTACGCGCGGGAACCCTTGCTCACTTATCACCACACCCAGGCTCCGGTGTGGCGCCCCTTGCTCAATTTTCGAAGCACCCGAAGGCAGGCACAACGCGTCGCTTAAAGGGAACGCCCTAGCATGTCTCGTTttcatatttggattcatgtcatagAGATCTGACGGGCTTTTTACGTGCTGGCTATCAGCTACCTAACgcacaaccctcctcctttatTCGGACTTGGGACCGgctgaaaaataaagataaggctctaagcaCAAACCAGGCGGAGTTCGAAGCTTTGCAAGATGAAGAGGGAAAAATGTCCCTAACTGCCTTTATTGCTCATTTCTCTTGGTCTGGGCTTATTTGCTCTTTTTTTCATCTAGTTCGTCTGTTATACAAAATTCTGCTGCCGCACCACTCTCGTTCTTATTTTCACCATAAAGATTTGATTACTTCTCTTTGTTATCATCAACTGTGTTGGACCCCTTTGCACTTTCAGTGGTTGCTTTTGCTTTTAGCTACTTCAATATTTTGGAAAGTAAAGTCATCACAGAATAATGCAATCTCATTGATCTGTTTTGTTCAGAAATTTCAAGCTTTGCTTTACTCTGCTGCAATGACAGGTGAGGTCTTTAAATTCTGATATATTCAATTCTATAGATTTTGCTCCTTTGAGATTGCGTTTGTCCTTTTactgatttttgtttttccaatccAGTTATATTGGAGTTTAACCTTCCAGTACTACTTTGTTAAATTTAGGGGTTAAATACTTGGCGTTGTTTTTAGTCTTGTGTTGTACAGATGGAAGAAGAATTTTAACTTCTATCTAGGACAATTGCAATACTTTGAAGGTGGTTTTGGTTCTGTACTTTAGTGTATACTAACACATCTAGTATTGACAATGTCGCACCCTCTGCACTTTTAGTGAGTCACTGCTATatatgagagggagagaggggatTCTTCACAAACATTCATGTTCTTTGTGTGCTGGTGAACTGAAAAAGTGTGCCAACATCCTGCATCTCCTGTGTATTTTTCACATAACCCAGGGCACAGGAGAAGGGAATCTTTTCTGAAAATGCTAGCGGAAGAACTTGTACGTGAGCATTTTCTGGTGCATGCCAGATTATCATATAGACGTATTCTGGGGCTATTGCTATGTTTTCAGTTGAAGTAGTTCATAAGGTTGGAAGTCACTGATAATGTTGTGGCGGTTGTTGAACACTTCAATTTTTATTTGGCACAACTTGCATAACTGGAGCATAATCATTGTCATTGCTATCTTACCGTGACTTGTTACTTTGTTAATATTTCTTTGTTATGATATCCAGTACCAGCTAAGTTGGTTGAACTTTACTTGGATTTGAGGAGGTTGACCGAAGAACATGTTCGAGTGAGTAACTTTACAAGTATATTACCCCTTCCAGTTTGTTTACCTTTGCACTTACCATCTCTTCATTATAGGGCTTTACTGAACCAACCTCAGATAAGCTCCTCCCAGATTTGCACCCCATGGAGCAGCATGTGTTCACGCTTGTTCTAGATCTAAATGAGACATTAATATACTCTGATTGGAAGGTAAACATGTGACGTAGATAGTTTACTTATTAGCTATTTTTGTTGGTTATGTGGATCAAACCAGCAGTTTGGTTATGTTGTCGTACAGTGttgatttgtttttattcttcATCATTATGAAATACGCTTGTCCTGTTACCCCTGACCGCATATGGCCTACTTTCTTGTATTCCTGGCTAGGCCTATCAATGGACCAGATTAGATCCAGATTCTATTAGAGTATGATCTAATGTTAATCCGAATCCGATTACTGTAATCCGATCCGATAATCAGTGTGACTGGAATTCAATAATCCAAAATTTAACAGATTGGATTCAGATATATCCGATCCGACGTGTTTACGAAGATTTACATATTCGATGTTATTCTAATATTCTCAAGTGATCTATTTGTGGGTTTGTGATCTGAATTTTTGAATAGGTTAACTGAATCGGATCGGATATCTGATTTTCCGGATTCAGATCCCAATATGTGAAAATTAGGTTTCTGATCCTGTCGGATTGGGATTGGATccgccccttttttttttataatcgggAATCAGGTCCATGGACAGGCATATTCTTGCCCACATCGAATTGGAAAGGAGTTTAGCATGAAGGATTGAATCCTTGTTACGTCATCTTgatagcatttttgttttgtttgggggTTTTTCGGTCGTTTACAGCGCGACAGAGGCTGGCGAACATTCAAAAGACCTGGAGTTGATGCCTTTTTGGAACATATGGCTCAATTTTATGAAATTGTGGTGTATTCTGACCAGCTCCCTATGGTAATTCCAAATTTTCCCTCCCTAAAGCGTGCTACCACTTCCTTTTTGTACTTCATTATTAGTGACAGTTTCTGCTTTAATGGTGCAGTATGTTGATCCGGTGGTTGAGAGATTGGATCCAAAACACTGCATACGGTTTAGGCTAAACAGGAGTGCAACTAGATATCAAGATGGGAAGCATTTCAgagtaagtattttttttcccctcaaatattttttatttattttttaacagcCCCCTCAAATATTGCTTTAGTTATGTCGCCGTTCATTTTTCCACTCATATATGCTTCCTCTTTTTTTGGTGAGAGGAGATTGATATATGGTGATGTACCTGCACTAGTTCCAGGGACAGATTATGTCCCTATATCTTTCTTTGTTGGGTATTTTTTCATTAAGACTAAAAGTAACTGAGCTAGAGATTCTGGCTTCACGAAGCTGGAATATAGGTTAAGTACACGAAGTCTAGAAtatcctttccttttctttttttttgagggagggcaagagggtaatttcacctaccaaactcacctaggcaattgctgactagggtgCCCtcctcaaaaaaagaaaagaaaaagaatatccTTTCCTAGAAAATGTAATGGACTTCTATTTTACATTTTCCTAGCAGCAAAGTATTGTCCTGACGGATGCTTTCTAGGGTCCTCATATAATTGTACTTCTAACTCTAGGATTCTTGTTAGTTGATGATGTTAGTAAATTGTAGTTCTTTATGGCAGGATCTCTCAAAGCTGAACCGAGATCCCGCTAAGATTCTTTATGTGAGTGGTCATGCACTTGAAAGTACCCTCCAGCCAGAAAACAGTGTACCTATTAAGCCATGGACGCTTGAAGAGGATGATACAGCACTTttggatcttcttccatttctCGAATGTAAGTGGCCTGGTATTATCATATTATTATGCCGTCTTCAATATATTATAACCATCTAAGACCACATGCAGTGTCACTGTGTCAGTACTTACGATTTTCTTGGTTTGAGGCAGACGTTGCTCGACATAGACCTGCCGACATTCGACCTGTGCTAGCTTCATATCAGGGACGTGATATTGCAAAAGAGTTCATTGAGCGCTCTAAAGATCATCAGCGGTAAAGTTCCTTTGTAAATTGTATTTTGCTTTCTTGGAATTTGCAAGTCATATAGCCGATAGTTGCTATAATCATGGTGATAATCTCTTGTGCAAAGAGTTTCATAACACAGAGAACCAGATGGCAGTGCCTTTTGGAAATGTTGtagatgaagaaaagaaagggccAGATGCAAATTATTCTTTTCAGGGGCACGATGTctgacattttttttgttcttcaaatCCATTTGATTTTTGGCTGGTTAAAATGTCGTGAGAACGCTGAAGGAAAAAGAACGTTAAATCTGTTGTTCTCTGGTTGCACTTAAAAATTTACACAACCACAATGCTCTACGCGATCTGATGTTTCGGAGTTTATCTGGCTGACTAGAATTTGGTTCCAATGGTGCAGGCGAATGCAAGAGCAGAAGCAGCATGGTCGTTTCTGGAGACGCTGAGTCAAAGTTTACGTGGAGAGATTTGTtcggaattttttgaaatttcagctTCTTTGAAGGAACAGCGGGATGTTGACTTGTCATATACTGTAAAATCCATTTTTTCCTGTAGGTTCATTGTCATGTTGAGTGAAGAAGCTGTTACTCTCTAAAGGGGGATTTTTGGTCACTAGATCAGTTgccttttcttgttcttttctgaGGCCCGTACCATGATAGCTTGGTATTTCGTCCCTTGTTTCCTTCACAAAAGATGCTTCCGTCCTCGAGATGAAAAGAATCTTTCAATTTTGGCTACATCGTTGTCCAACTCCCAACTCCCAGGACTATGGGGATCGTCGTAGTAAATGTGTGGTGTCATGGTCTCAGCAAATGTGAAGTTAAAGCTAACACTATCATCAGTGGTCCTACTGGAAGTGAGATAAGAGGATTCCTTCCACATGACATGCTGAAATATGgcgagaaaatcttattttcggAGGTGTTGTATACAAGTGTTTACAGAATTCAATCATGACCGtatgttaataaaaaaatttcggaGAAGAGTTGATCTTTTTCccggaaaaatttcattaaaattcagACTGTCCAGAACACATTTGCACGGTTGCGATTGGTTAGTGCTGTAAAcaagtatttttcaaatatgGCACATCATGATAGTCCTAATAGGAGAGGAGAACTGGTCCCATAACCATTTTAGCTGTATAACTTGACTGGTGAATTAACCTGTCTTGGTCATGCGTGGTACATCATCAATGtaacaaattcttttttgaTCCTTATCAATATACTCCTAACAAATTCTGAGGTGAATATAGGCTGAACAAAACAATATTTGTCGTGACTCGTGATCCTAGTCAAAATATTCTGCGCGAGAGcgaattttagttgtttgagATGGGATTTGAAGATGGTTTCACGCATAGGCATTATGTGATTTAGCTTGTGAATGCAATAGACGGTTGGATTGTTTAGACTTTTGTAACAGGTGGTCGTTTTTGTTCTTCAAGACAAATAAATGCTTTTGGATGAGGCTCTTTCTGATGGACTATTTTGCGTGAATATTTTATATACTAAGGGTGTGTTCTACTaattgaaatataaaattttcaaataaatacttattgttttaaaattaaaggtgatgtattatgagagaatgatttgTCTTATATAATatgagtacttaaaaaataaaaaccttagtgaaacggggcctaagattTACAATGAAGTAAGAGATTCAGATCATTAGAGTGCTGTCATGCGCCCAAAGATTTTGTTAGAGCAAGTCCAGTGGTTTTACCAAAATAGTTTGAGccattctaaaaaaatgatccTAAATAGAGTGACATTTGGCCAAAAAAATGGCAAATGTTAGGGCAATGGTTTAAAGTCATTTGTAATGTCATTTTTTTCAATGATCTCTATCCCATTTTCACCTTGTACAAAATGGAGGGAGGGATTTGTTGGTTGGATTTGGTGACGTGGCAGATTGGTTAGTGTTGTAAATAAGAATTTCTCAAATATGGCACATCATGATAGTCCTAATAGGAGAGGAGAACTGGTCCCATAACCTTTTTAGTTGTATAACTTGACTGGTGAATGAACCTGTCTTGGTCATGCGTggtacatcatcaatgcaacaAATTCTTTTTTGATCCTTATCAATATACCCCTAACAAATTCTGAGTGGGTTGAATAT
Coding sequences:
- the LOC131323172 gene encoding mitochondrial import inner membrane translocase subunit TIM50, translated to MSAIARSRLLSLITKNNRRRYSDFTSNPHKEPFTTSSSFANDYDRPPPPPDSSIPPPDSPEKKSWSFLKYTLVAALTGGVATAGYASYAYTLDEVDEKTKALRAPAKNTLGDDASGSDKFQALLYSAAMTVPAKLVELYLDLRRLTEEHVRGFTEPTSDKLLPDLHPMEQHVFTLVLDLNETLIYSDWKRDRGWRTFKRPGVDAFLEHMAQFYEIVVYSDQLPMYVDPVVERLDPKHCIRFRLNRSATRYQDGKHFRDLSKLNRDPAKILYVSGHALESTLQPENSVPIKPWTLEEDDTALLDLLPFLEYVARHRPADIRPVLASYQGRDIAKEFIERSKDHQRRMQEQKQHGRFWRR